The DNA segment GCTTTTCATCGAGCATTTCCACGGTTGCACCATTGGCTTCTGCTCTGCGTTGTAATTCATCAAGAGTGGTCAGTTCTTCTTCATTCCGAGCGACTATAACTTTACCGGATTTAAGGATGGGGAGACCGTACTCTTCGCAATACGCCTGCATACGTTGGTTACCTGTTAGGCACATGTTAGCCTTGAGTGTGCCGGGATCATAGTAGATTCCGGCGTGAAGCACCCCACTGTTTCTCCCGGAAGCATGGCATCCCAACTCTTTTTCCTTATCAAAAATGATAATATCATCTGCTCCGATCTTAAGGAGTTCTCGGGCTAATGTGAGCCCAATTATCCCCCCCCCGCAAATGACTATTTCCCCAGAAAACATGAATTTTATCCTTTTTTCAGCAAGTTGAGGGCACTTTCCTCATCCGTTTTTCTTATCATGTGGGTTTGGACAATGGCTGTGATGAGCACTTCCTCAATCAGCCAGACATCGAGTCCGGGACGAATATATCTATTATGACTTCTACACCTCGTCCCAATGATGCATGCATATGAAGTGTTGGTGCATTTTCATCATCGATAAAAAGGAGCTCTGTCCCCCAAAAAAATGTGCTTTACGCAGGATTTCATGATCGGTATAATAATTCTCACCGCATTGACGGAGCCAGCGACAATCTTTCCCATATCTACTTCGCCAATCAAGGTACAGAGTGCTGATCGGATATCATGTTCTCTGACAAATTATTCGGTACAATTCGGGATGTGTTTTCCATCTTCAAGGCGCATGGTGGACACTCGGCTAATTGAGCCACCATGCTATTGCATATTGTTTTTCCTCATTGTCCGCAAGGGATTCTGTAGTCACACCATTGGCATCTTCGTCCAGGCTGGGCACTCATTTCATCTGTTGTTAACATATGATGAATGAGTGCCTTGAGTAGCTTTGGTGTCATGGCTTCAACTACGTCCAATCGCTCTGCATCAGTCCATTTTTTGCCAAAGAGCAGCTCTGTTTTTCCATTTTCTGCAAGCTTGATGAGTCCCGCATCATGCGGAGTTTTTTTCTCGCATTGTTGAAAGAGATACATGTACATCGGGAGTTGAATACTCTGGACTGATTTCGCAAGGTCTGTCAGGAATGTTTTGTCAGGGACTCCATCTGTTACATCGTATATCCGTTGCCAAATTTCCATATCTTCCCAGAATCCTTTTTGCGGAAGAACTCCGCCGCCTGTTTTGTAATCCAGGATGACAATACCTTCATCGCGCTCTTCAACCCGATCCAGGTAGCCCGTCAATGGAATGGAAAGAGAGTGTGAAGCATGAGTTGTAACCAGTTTTTTTTCAAGCCCGAGAAGGGTGGCCGGGATCTGTGTTTCATGGAAGGCTTTGAGGCGAAAACGGCCTGTTTGAGTGAGTGCCAATCGTGTGTCATAGGGAAGATGTGTAAAATTGGCGTTCTCTTTGAAACGCTGTTCAAACATGGATAGAAGTGGCGTTGGGTCCAAAGAAGCAAAGTTGGTTTTTCTCCCAATGAATGGGCGCATATATTCACTGAGAACGTCATGGATAAGGGTGCCGAATTCACTTCTGTCTCCGTCTTCCACCACTTGTTGAACAGGGCGAATCCTACCGATTGTCTGATAGAAAAAAAGTTTTGGACACTGGAGATAGCGATCAAGGCCGGACGGAGATAATCCTTTTTCTTTAAGCGTTTTGTGCAAGGCTTCCCGTAATTGAGAGGTCATCGTTATTGAGCTGGTATTTTGCTGCAATGATCCCGCAGGAAAAGTAACAGTGTGAATCATATCACTTCCGTCAGTCAGAAGTTCCTGACTTTTCTTTTCCTGTTCCCAAAGAAGTTGTTCAACAAACCGACTTCGGACTGATTTGGAATCCAGCACCCCCGGTTTCGTACCACTTTGGTAATAGATAACGGTTTCTTTTGCCCCCATGAGAAGACGGTAAAAGTTATAACCAGAGACATTATCACGTTCTCTTGTATCAGGAAGGCCGAGGAGTTTGCGCAAAGGGTCAGGGAGAAGCGGGTCGTATGGATTGGTTCCGGGCAGTCTTTCCTCCACAGCGTCAAGAATGAAAAGCTGTTTGAAATGAAGCAATCGTGTTTCAAGTACTCCCAAGACCTGTAGCCCACCCAAGGGTTCAGCCTCAAATGATACCCTTTCTTGCGAAAGAATTTGCCGGAGCAAGGAAAACAAGGTTGTTTTGCTGAATTCCTCTTGTGCAGATTCAACACTGTTGAGTTGCGGTATAACGGATGTTGTCAATCTGAATAAACATTCGGCATCTACCAGATACGTATGCCACAGTTTTTCACCGTATTTGTGGAGCATGGAGGCGAGTTTGACAAGGGCACTCCCCAGTGATTCGAGAGAGTTGATTGTTTCGAAAGTGGTTATACAGCAATTCAGTATCATGAGTCTGAGAGGATCGGCTTCCTTTTCGTTCAACTCTACCAGGATTTTATCTGCATAGGGCGGTTTCCATTCAAGAGGGGATATATATCGTTCTCCCAATCGTATGTCTGCCTCCCAAACATGAAAGATTTTTCGCAATGGTTTGTCATCAGCTCCCAGTAATCTCAGGTAAGGATGACGGATCAGGTTGACGACATCGCGCCAGTAATATCGGCCGTCTTCCAATTTGTTTTCTTGTAAGGTGAGTATGGCTTCAATCAGCCGGGCCAAGGACGTTCGGTCAAGGGGGTACCCCATGGAGATATTGGGTTCCTTGTCCGGCAAATGATGGAGCACCGGAAGCATTGCTCCTTCATCGGGAAGGATGACGGCACTATCATCAAGACTGCGTGTAGCCTCCATATCGTCAGATAATGCTGCGAGTTGGGAGTGTCTGTCGAATCCCTCACAGAAGCGGACATTCGGTTCGTGTGTTGAAGGAATAAACCCCGGCGGGATCTCCGCTTTGGTTCTCCATCTGTTGAGCCAGGCTGTATGCTCAGTGGTGGCCCAATGTTTTCGCCCTCCTACCGCAAGGGCTGGGTCGGAATGAATTATGGGATGAAGGACATTGTCATCCCACAGCCGTCTGAATAGAATGTCTTCCGCGCCGCTGAGGGCATAAAAACCAGCAGCAATGATAGGTGAATCTGCCAAATGGTCTGAAATTTTTGCAATGTTTTTCGTAATGAACCGCCAGTCAAGCCCTGGAGTTGTCCAGTTCCGAGCAAAGAGCCGGGTGATATATTCGTGGTGAATGGTGCTTATTTGTTCCAGCAAGCCACTCGCATATTGCGAAACTTCTCCTTCCATATACTTTAGGTCTTCCGGTTCCATATTCTGGCGGAGAAGGTCCTCCATGAGTTTTACCAAGCGAATGCCCCAAGGAAGAAAATCTTCTCTGCTCAATTCCGGCAAGCG comes from the Pseudodesulfovibrio piezophilus C1TLV30 genome and includes:
- a CDS encoding PD-(D/E)XK nuclease family protein, whose amino-acid sequence is MRTFTLIPWNQDFMTALSDILVQRDDLSQCTVLFPHNRPKRYLKIHLKEDINLPRPVFLPRMISIVEFITEIRREMITPPVKPVHQLDLVELLREIISDLRQSGTGLLARLPELSREDFLPWGIRLVKLMEDLLRQNMEPEDLKYMEGEVSQYASGLLEQISTIHHEYITRLFARNWTTPGLDWRFITKNIAKISDHLADSPIIAAGFYALSGAEDILFRRLWDDNVLHPIIHSDPALAVGGRKHWATTEHTAWLNRWRTKAEIPPGFIPSTHEPNVRFCEGFDRHSQLAALSDDMEATRSLDDSAVILPDEGAMLPVLHHLPDKEPNISMGYPLDRTSLARLIEAILTLQENKLEDGRYYWRDVVNLIRHPYLRLLGADDKPLRKIFHVWEADIRLGERYISPLEWKPPYADKILVELNEKEADPLRLMILNCCITTFETINSLESLGSALVKLASMLHKYGEKLWHTYLVDAECLFRLTTSVIPQLNSVESAQEEFSKTTLFSLLRQILSQERVSFEAEPLGGLQVLGVLETRLLHFKQLFILDAVEERLPGTNPYDPLLPDPLRKLLGLPDTRERDNVSGYNFYRLLMGAKETVIYYQSGTKPGVLDSKSVRSRFVEQLLWEQEKKSQELLTDGSDMIHTVTFPAGSLQQNTSSITMTSQLREALHKTLKEKGLSPSGLDRYLQCPKLFFYQTIGRIRPVQQVVEDGDRSEFGTLIHDVLSEYMRPFIGRKTNFASLDPTPLLSMFEQRFKENANFTHLPYDTRLALTQTGRFRLKAFHETQIPATLLGLEKKLVTTHASHSLSIPLTGYLDRVEERDEGIVILDYKTGGGVLPQKGFWEDMEIWQRIYDVTDGVPDKTFLTDLAKSVQSIQLPMYMYLFQQCEKKTPHDAGLIKLAENGKTELLFGKKWTDAERLDVVEAMTPKLLKALIHHMLTTDEMSAQPGRRCQWCDYRIPCGQ